From a single Diachasmimorpha longicaudata isolate KC_UGA_2023 chromosome 13, iyDiaLong2, whole genome shotgun sequence genomic region:
- the LOC135168328 gene encoding poly(U)-binding-splicing factor half pint isoform X1, which yields MNGTMAMATPPQNNMEPPMKKARVEGNAGEFLPGPIYDLNQTGQVVAGPGAKYLTLPGILGAGLPKISTEQQDAVNKAKKYAMEQSIKMVLMKQTLAHQQQQMASQRNQVQRQQALALMCRVYVGSISFELKEDTIRQAFLPFGPIKSINMSWDPVTQKHKGFAFVEYEIPEAAQLALEQMNGVMIGGRNIKVAGRTHVTIPPTSRDPSLSPEVVGRPSNMPQAQSVIDEITEESKHYNRIYIASIHQDLTEEDIKSVFEAFGPITYCKLAQGSSPHRHKGYGFIEYETMQSALEAISSMNLFDLGGQYLRVGRAITPPNALMGPPTGSSMMPTAAAVAAAAATAKIQAMDAVASNAVALGLTKLGASASPILNTTLPGIVRPTVTSTTVMAPPTVATVAPIIPPPGIAIPQTLARPPAIIQPIPGQTVIIPPAAAVPPVVATPVVPVSTPPVTDINRRAQEQAAHQKQQEELQKKLLEETEPQTLQQQENMSIKGQSARHLVMQKLMRKVESRVVILRNMVAPEDVDESLQEEIQDECSKFGVVERVIIYNERQSEDDEDAEVIVKIFVEFSQMSEAERARDSLNGRYFGGRLVKGELYDQALFDHSDYSG from the exons ATGAACGGTACAATGGCGATG GCAACTCCACCTCAAAACAACATGGAGCCACCGATGAAGAAGGCCCGCGTAGAAG GAAATGCTGGGGAATTCCTACCTGGACCCATTTATGACCTCAATCAGACTGGGCAAGTTGTGGCTG GCCCTGGAGCCAAGTATCTCACTCTGCCTGGTATCCTCGGTGCTGGACTACcgaaaatatcgactgaaCAGCAGGATGCTGTCAACAAGGCGAAGAAGTACGCCATGGAGCAGAGCATCAAGATGGTTTTGATGAAACAGACACTCGCTCACCAGCAACAG CAAATGGCTAGCCAGCGGAATCAGGTACAGAGGCAGCAGGCCCTCGCCCTCATGTGCAG GGTCTACGTGGGGAGCATAAGCTTCGAGCTGAAGGAAGATACAATTCGTCAGGCCTTTCTGCCCTTCGGACCCATCAAGTCCATCAATATGTCATGGGATCCAGTGACACAGAAGCACAAGGGTTTCGCGTTTGTTGAGTACGAGATACCAGAGGCTGCGCAGCTCGCTTTGGAGCAGATGAATGGAGTTATGATTGGTGGGAGAAATATCAAGGTAGCTGGACGCACTCATGTTACGATCCCTCCAACATCCCGAGATCCTTCCTTATCTCCCGAG GTTGTTGGGCGTCCATCCAATATGCCCCAAGCCCAATCAGTTATCGACGAAATAACCGAGGAGAGCAAGCACTACAATCGCATTTACATCGCTTCTATTCATCAAGACCTAACAGAGGAGGACATAAAATCAGTGTTCGAGGCATTTGGCCCAATTACCTATTGCAAATTGGCCCAGGGTAGTTCACCCCACAGACACAAGGGTTATGGTTTCATTGAGTATGAGACAATGCAATCAGCACTTGAGGCCATTTCCTCTATGAATCTCTTCGACCTTGGGGGACAGTATCTGCGAGTTGGACGGGCAATAACCCCGCCCAATGCACTGATGGGACCTCCCACTGGTAGTAGCATGATGCCAACagctgctgctgttgctgctgctgctgcgaCAGCTAAAATTCAGGCGATGGACGCGGTTGCCAGCAATGCAGTTGCCCTTGGGCTCACAAAACTTGGAGCTAGTGCATCTCCCATCTTGAATACGA ctctCCCAGGCATCGTTAGACCAACAGTGACTTCAACGACAGTAATGGCACCTCCAACAGTAGCAACAGTGGCTCCAATAATTCCTCCCCCTGGAATTGCAATTCCCCAGACACTTGCTCGTCCACCAGCGATCATTCAGCCTATTCCGGGGCAAACTGTCATCATTCCACCAGCTGCTGCCGTGCCTCCAGTTGTTGCTACACCCGTG gTTCCAGTCAGCACTCCACCAGTAACTGACATTAACAGACGAGCCCAGGAACAGGCAGCCCACCAGAAGCAACAGGAGGAGCTCCAGAAGAAGCTCCTGGAGGAGACAGAGCCCCAGACACTCCAACAACAGGAGAATATGTCGATAAAGGGGCAGAGTGCTCGTCACCTTGTGATGCAGAAGCTGATGAGAAAAGTTGAGTCTCGAGTGGTTATTCTCAGAAATATGGTTGCACCAGAAGATGTCGATGAGAGCCTCCAAGAGGAGATTCAAGACGAGTGCTCGAAATTCGGTGTCGTCGAGAgagttattatttataatgagagacagtcagaggaCGACGAAGATGCCGAGGTCATTGTGAAGattttcgttgaattttcacAAATGAGTG agGCAGAAAGAGCGAGGGATTCATTGAACGGTCGTTACTTCGGCGGTAGACTAGTGAAAGGAGAATTATACGACCAAGCCCTTTTCGACCATAGTGATTACTCAGGCTGA
- the LOC135168335 gene encoding uncharacterized protein LOC135168335 isoform X2, protein MLRDRRSDSSVLIVLVDLQKHNIDDKELKERLAVLEVIDISRHHRKKIWYGYELLGTTTSQKLIPNREMQDRMAQAFQLLQIDMAINIVTHQGITFVSMSQRKRSKRLLPVYFALFLRHGHFFCAKKGATKEFLQAIVEGLGYETCKKLKLMGRDLKSLSKMLELKKQGVVQFRNLCNSPIYGDSEPIAKSTGTDFRQHKQRREYISKCFGNEPPTIDVLEITGTEVSWIDREIAAALPDEKIKIAWDFKSHDVAGSLLRLYEKRIFVSPLPNYVTKLMVTGKNQLTVKL, encoded by the exons ATGCTCAGAGATCGTAGATCAGATTCTAGTGTACTGATCGTTTTGGTGGATTTACAGAAACACAACATCGATGACAAGGAGCTCAAGGAGAGACTGGCTGTCCTGGAAGTGATCG ACATAAGCAGACACCACAGGAAAAAGATTTGGTATGGCTACGAGCTCCTGGGGACCACAACCTCCCAGAAATTAATTCCCAATCGAGAAATGCAGGACAGAATGGCTCAGGCGTTTCAACTACTCCAGATAGATATGGCGATCAACATCGTCACGCACCAGGGGATAACCTTCGTCTCCATGTCACAGAGGAAGAGGTCCAAGAGGCTTCTGCCAGTGTACTTCGCCCTCTTCCTGAGACACGGTCACTTCTTCTGCGCGAAGAAGGGTGCAACGAAGGAATTTTTACAGGCGATCGTCGAGGGACTGGGGTACGAGACCTGTAAGAAACTCAAGCTTATGGGAAGGGACTTGAAATCTCTCAGTAAAATGCTGGAGTTGAAGAAACAGGGAGTTGTGCAGTTTAGAAATTTGTGCAATTCACCGATTTATGGAGACTCCGAACCCATTGCCAA ATCTACAGGAACAGATTTTAGACAGCACAAACAGAGAAGAGAGTACATAAGCAAATGTTTTGGTAACGAACCCCCTACGATCGACGTTTTGGAAATCACCGGAACAGAAGTATCCTGGATTGACAGAGAAATAGCTGCCGCCCTTCCAgacgagaaaattaaaatagcaTGGGATTTCAAGAGCCATGACGTGGCTGGCAGCCTGCTCAGATTGTACGAGAAAAGGATATTCGTTAGTCCACTGCCCAACTACGTCACCAAGCTCATGGTGactggaaaaaatcaattaacagTGAAGCTTTAA
- the LOC135168328 gene encoding poly(U)-binding-splicing factor half pint isoform X2 produces MNGTMAMATPPQNNMEPPMKKARVEGNAGEFLPGPIYDLNQTGQVVAGPGAKYLTLPGILGAGLPKISTEQQDAVNKAKKYAMEQSIKMVLMKQTLAHQQQQMASQRNQVQRQQALALMCRVYVGSISFELKEDTIRQAFLPFGPIKSINMSWDPVTQKHKGFAFVEYEIPEAAQLALEQMNGVMIGGRNIKVVGRPSNMPQAQSVIDEITEESKHYNRIYIASIHQDLTEEDIKSVFEAFGPITYCKLAQGSSPHRHKGYGFIEYETMQSALEAISSMNLFDLGGQYLRVGRAITPPNALMGPPTGSSMMPTAAAVAAAAATAKIQAMDAVASNAVALGLTKLGASASPILNTTLPGIVRPTVTSTTVMAPPTVATVAPIIPPPGIAIPQTLARPPAIIQPIPGQTVIIPPAAAVPPVVATPVVPVSTPPVTDINRRAQEQAAHQKQQEELQKKLLEETEPQTLQQQENMSIKGQSARHLVMQKLMRKVESRVVILRNMVAPEDVDESLQEEIQDECSKFGVVERVIIYNERQSEDDEDAEVIVKIFVEFSQMSEAERARDSLNGRYFGGRLVKGELYDQALFDHSDYSG; encoded by the exons ATGAACGGTACAATGGCGATG GCAACTCCACCTCAAAACAACATGGAGCCACCGATGAAGAAGGCCCGCGTAGAAG GAAATGCTGGGGAATTCCTACCTGGACCCATTTATGACCTCAATCAGACTGGGCAAGTTGTGGCTG GCCCTGGAGCCAAGTATCTCACTCTGCCTGGTATCCTCGGTGCTGGACTACcgaaaatatcgactgaaCAGCAGGATGCTGTCAACAAGGCGAAGAAGTACGCCATGGAGCAGAGCATCAAGATGGTTTTGATGAAACAGACACTCGCTCACCAGCAACAG CAAATGGCTAGCCAGCGGAATCAGGTACAGAGGCAGCAGGCCCTCGCCCTCATGTGCAG GGTCTACGTGGGGAGCATAAGCTTCGAGCTGAAGGAAGATACAATTCGTCAGGCCTTTCTGCCCTTCGGACCCATCAAGTCCATCAATATGTCATGGGATCCAGTGACACAGAAGCACAAGGGTTTCGCGTTTGTTGAGTACGAGATACCAGAGGCTGCGCAGCTCGCTTTGGAGCAGATGAATGGAGTTATGATTGGTGGGAGAAATATCAAG GTTGTTGGGCGTCCATCCAATATGCCCCAAGCCCAATCAGTTATCGACGAAATAACCGAGGAGAGCAAGCACTACAATCGCATTTACATCGCTTCTATTCATCAAGACCTAACAGAGGAGGACATAAAATCAGTGTTCGAGGCATTTGGCCCAATTACCTATTGCAAATTGGCCCAGGGTAGTTCACCCCACAGACACAAGGGTTATGGTTTCATTGAGTATGAGACAATGCAATCAGCACTTGAGGCCATTTCCTCTATGAATCTCTTCGACCTTGGGGGACAGTATCTGCGAGTTGGACGGGCAATAACCCCGCCCAATGCACTGATGGGACCTCCCACTGGTAGTAGCATGATGCCAACagctgctgctgttgctgctgctgctgcgaCAGCTAAAATTCAGGCGATGGACGCGGTTGCCAGCAATGCAGTTGCCCTTGGGCTCACAAAACTTGGAGCTAGTGCATCTCCCATCTTGAATACGA ctctCCCAGGCATCGTTAGACCAACAGTGACTTCAACGACAGTAATGGCACCTCCAACAGTAGCAACAGTGGCTCCAATAATTCCTCCCCCTGGAATTGCAATTCCCCAGACACTTGCTCGTCCACCAGCGATCATTCAGCCTATTCCGGGGCAAACTGTCATCATTCCACCAGCTGCTGCCGTGCCTCCAGTTGTTGCTACACCCGTG gTTCCAGTCAGCACTCCACCAGTAACTGACATTAACAGACGAGCCCAGGAACAGGCAGCCCACCAGAAGCAACAGGAGGAGCTCCAGAAGAAGCTCCTGGAGGAGACAGAGCCCCAGACACTCCAACAACAGGAGAATATGTCGATAAAGGGGCAGAGTGCTCGTCACCTTGTGATGCAGAAGCTGATGAGAAAAGTTGAGTCTCGAGTGGTTATTCTCAGAAATATGGTTGCACCAGAAGATGTCGATGAGAGCCTCCAAGAGGAGATTCAAGACGAGTGCTCGAAATTCGGTGTCGTCGAGAgagttattatttataatgagagacagtcagaggaCGACGAAGATGCCGAGGTCATTGTGAAGattttcgttgaattttcacAAATGAGTG agGCAGAAAGAGCGAGGGATTCATTGAACGGTCGTTACTTCGGCGGTAGACTAGTGAAAGGAGAATTATACGACCAAGCCCTTTTCGACCATAGTGATTACTCAGGCTGA
- the LOC135168335 gene encoding uncharacterized protein LOC135168335 isoform X1, with amino-acid sequence MPPAALNVKRQLTATIKKFKFEELEDSVLPHFPEISWNDVRKRLIRNHDNFTTASAFRIIEQTIRKHNIDDKELKERLAVLEVIDISRHHRKKIWYGYELLGTTTSQKLIPNREMQDRMAQAFQLLQIDMAINIVTHQGITFVSMSQRKRSKRLLPVYFALFLRHGHFFCAKKGATKEFLQAIVEGLGYETCKKLKLMGRDLKSLSKMLELKKQGVVQFRNLCNSPIYGDSEPIAKSTGTDFRQHKQRREYISKCFGNEPPTIDVLEITGTEVSWIDREIAAALPDEKIKIAWDFKSHDVAGSLLRLYEKRIFVSPLPNYVTKLMVTGKNQLTVKL; translated from the exons ATGCCTCCTG CTGCGTTGAATGTCAAACGCCAACTGACTGCgactattaaaaaatttaagttcGAGGAGCTCGAGGACTCGGTGCTGCCCCATTTCCCGGAGATTTCCTGGAATGATGTCAGAAAGAGGCTCATCAGGAATCATGACAACTTCACGACAGCTTCTGCATTCAGAATCATCGAGCAAACCATCAGG AAACACAACATCGATGACAAGGAGCTCAAGGAGAGACTGGCTGTCCTGGAAGTGATCG ACATAAGCAGACACCACAGGAAAAAGATTTGGTATGGCTACGAGCTCCTGGGGACCACAACCTCCCAGAAATTAATTCCCAATCGAGAAATGCAGGACAGAATGGCTCAGGCGTTTCAACTACTCCAGATAGATATGGCGATCAACATCGTCACGCACCAGGGGATAACCTTCGTCTCCATGTCACAGAGGAAGAGGTCCAAGAGGCTTCTGCCAGTGTACTTCGCCCTCTTCCTGAGACACGGTCACTTCTTCTGCGCGAAGAAGGGTGCAACGAAGGAATTTTTACAGGCGATCGTCGAGGGACTGGGGTACGAGACCTGTAAGAAACTCAAGCTTATGGGAAGGGACTTGAAATCTCTCAGTAAAATGCTGGAGTTGAAGAAACAGGGAGTTGTGCAGTTTAGAAATTTGTGCAATTCACCGATTTATGGAGACTCCGAACCCATTGCCAA ATCTACAGGAACAGATTTTAGACAGCACAAACAGAGAAGAGAGTACATAAGCAAATGTTTTGGTAACGAACCCCCTACGATCGACGTTTTGGAAATCACCGGAACAGAAGTATCCTGGATTGACAGAGAAATAGCTGCCGCCCTTCCAgacgagaaaattaaaatagcaTGGGATTTCAAGAGCCATGACGTGGCTGGCAGCCTGCTCAGATTGTACGAGAAAAGGATATTCGTTAGTCCACTGCCCAACTACGTCACCAAGCTCATGGTGactggaaaaaatcaattaacagTGAAGCTTTAA
- the LOC135168328 gene encoding poly(U)-binding-splicing factor half pint isoform X3, translating into MRLGNAGEFLPGPIYDLNQTGQVVAGPGAKYLTLPGILGAGLPKISTEQQDAVNKAKKYAMEQSIKMVLMKQTLAHQQQQMASQRNQVQRQQALALMCRVYVGSISFELKEDTIRQAFLPFGPIKSINMSWDPVTQKHKGFAFVEYEIPEAAQLALEQMNGVMIGGRNIKVAGRTHVTIPPTSRDPSLSPEVVGRPSNMPQAQSVIDEITEESKHYNRIYIASIHQDLTEEDIKSVFEAFGPITYCKLAQGSSPHRHKGYGFIEYETMQSALEAISSMNLFDLGGQYLRVGRAITPPNALMGPPTGSSMMPTAAAVAAAAATAKIQAMDAVASNAVALGLTKLGASASPILNTTLPGIVRPTVTSTTVMAPPTVATVAPIIPPPGIAIPQTLARPPAIIQPIPGQTVIIPPAAAVPPVVATPVVPVSTPPVTDINRRAQEQAAHQKQQEELQKKLLEETEPQTLQQQENMSIKGQSARHLVMQKLMRKVESRVVILRNMVAPEDVDESLQEEIQDECSKFGVVERVIIYNERQSEDDEDAEVIVKIFVEFSQMSEAERARDSLNGRYFGGRLVKGELYDQALFDHSDYSG; encoded by the exons ATGAGATTAG GAAATGCTGGGGAATTCCTACCTGGACCCATTTATGACCTCAATCAGACTGGGCAAGTTGTGGCTG GCCCTGGAGCCAAGTATCTCACTCTGCCTGGTATCCTCGGTGCTGGACTACcgaaaatatcgactgaaCAGCAGGATGCTGTCAACAAGGCGAAGAAGTACGCCATGGAGCAGAGCATCAAGATGGTTTTGATGAAACAGACACTCGCTCACCAGCAACAG CAAATGGCTAGCCAGCGGAATCAGGTACAGAGGCAGCAGGCCCTCGCCCTCATGTGCAG GGTCTACGTGGGGAGCATAAGCTTCGAGCTGAAGGAAGATACAATTCGTCAGGCCTTTCTGCCCTTCGGACCCATCAAGTCCATCAATATGTCATGGGATCCAGTGACACAGAAGCACAAGGGTTTCGCGTTTGTTGAGTACGAGATACCAGAGGCTGCGCAGCTCGCTTTGGAGCAGATGAATGGAGTTATGATTGGTGGGAGAAATATCAAGGTAGCTGGACGCACTCATGTTACGATCCCTCCAACATCCCGAGATCCTTCCTTATCTCCCGAG GTTGTTGGGCGTCCATCCAATATGCCCCAAGCCCAATCAGTTATCGACGAAATAACCGAGGAGAGCAAGCACTACAATCGCATTTACATCGCTTCTATTCATCAAGACCTAACAGAGGAGGACATAAAATCAGTGTTCGAGGCATTTGGCCCAATTACCTATTGCAAATTGGCCCAGGGTAGTTCACCCCACAGACACAAGGGTTATGGTTTCATTGAGTATGAGACAATGCAATCAGCACTTGAGGCCATTTCCTCTATGAATCTCTTCGACCTTGGGGGACAGTATCTGCGAGTTGGACGGGCAATAACCCCGCCCAATGCACTGATGGGACCTCCCACTGGTAGTAGCATGATGCCAACagctgctgctgttgctgctgctgctgcgaCAGCTAAAATTCAGGCGATGGACGCGGTTGCCAGCAATGCAGTTGCCCTTGGGCTCACAAAACTTGGAGCTAGTGCATCTCCCATCTTGAATACGA ctctCCCAGGCATCGTTAGACCAACAGTGACTTCAACGACAGTAATGGCACCTCCAACAGTAGCAACAGTGGCTCCAATAATTCCTCCCCCTGGAATTGCAATTCCCCAGACACTTGCTCGTCCACCAGCGATCATTCAGCCTATTCCGGGGCAAACTGTCATCATTCCACCAGCTGCTGCCGTGCCTCCAGTTGTTGCTACACCCGTG gTTCCAGTCAGCACTCCACCAGTAACTGACATTAACAGACGAGCCCAGGAACAGGCAGCCCACCAGAAGCAACAGGAGGAGCTCCAGAAGAAGCTCCTGGAGGAGACAGAGCCCCAGACACTCCAACAACAGGAGAATATGTCGATAAAGGGGCAGAGTGCTCGTCACCTTGTGATGCAGAAGCTGATGAGAAAAGTTGAGTCTCGAGTGGTTATTCTCAGAAATATGGTTGCACCAGAAGATGTCGATGAGAGCCTCCAAGAGGAGATTCAAGACGAGTGCTCGAAATTCGGTGTCGTCGAGAgagttattatttataatgagagacagtcagaggaCGACGAAGATGCCGAGGTCATTGTGAAGattttcgttgaattttcacAAATGAGTG agGCAGAAAGAGCGAGGGATTCATTGAACGGTCGTTACTTCGGCGGTAGACTAGTGAAAGGAGAATTATACGACCAAGCCCTTTTCGACCATAGTGATTACTCAGGCTGA
- the LOC135168333 gene encoding histone-lysine N-trimethyltransferase SMYD5, translating to MADQDYQIRIINNEKGKGLVALRPYNAGEIILQEKPLVCCQFAWNEDYQYLACNHCLTPLESAEENARRLSGNINLILPYPECCETKKELIVECPTCGVKYCSDECLTEAFQKYHRVLCLQSREKNENHPLVQMKEAWKQMHYPPETATIMLPARMIAFINQASDKTVALSTFNQFCHKTVNEDEEIAHNLLGEKFIGQIDVLRQMIKGALDDGDVPHWFSPDGFRSLLALVGTNGQGIGTSAYARWVKNVSGLEMPDDRRMEIDKLIDQIYDAMDEVAGTFLNNEGSGLYTLQSAINHSCSPNAVVEFPYSNSTLVVKTLRPIQPDEEICIGYLDECQLERSRVTRQRMLSSLYLFNCHCDKCLQQADNDEVSSDEDDDDMYTS from the exons ATGGCTGATCAGGACTATCAAATCCGGATAATCAACAATGAGAAG ggCAAAGGTCTCGTAGCACTTCGGCCATACAACGCTGGTGAAATAATTCTCCAGGAGAAGCCATTGGTTTGTTGTCAGTTCGCCTGGAATGAGGATTACCAATACCTGGCCTGTAACCACTGCCTAACGCCTCTGGAGAGCGCTGAGGAGAATGCCAGAAGGCTATCCGGGAACATTAATCTAATTCTCCCTTATCCGGAGTGCTGTGAGACAAAGAAAGAACTGATAGTTGAGTGTCCAACATGTGGAGTAAAATACTGTAGCGATGAGTGTCTTACTGAGGCCTTCCAAAAGTACCACAGAGTCCTATGCCTCCAGTCCAGGGAGAAGAACGAGAATCATCCCCTGGTGCAGATGAAGGAGGCTTGGAAGCAGATGCACTATCCCCCTGAGACAGCCACGATAATGCTTCCTGCCAGGATGATTGCATTCATCAATCAAGCTTCAGACAAAACTGTTGCCCTTTCAACATTCAACCAGTTCTGTCACAAGACTGTCAACGAGGATGAGGAGATTGCCCACAATCTCCTGGGGGAGAAGTTCATCGGGCAAATCGATGTTCTCAGGCAAATGATAAAGGGCGCTTTGGACGATGGCGATGTTCCCCATTGGTTCTCCCCCGATGGTTTTCGAAGCCTTCTCGCCCTCGTGGGAACAAATGGACAGGGAATAGGAACCAGTGCATACGCTCGATGGGTGAAGAACGTTTCAGGTTTGGAAATGCCGGATGACAGGCGAATGGAGATTGACAAACTCATCGACCAGATTTACGACGCCATGGACGAGGTCGCTGGAACATTCTTGAATAACGAAGGCTCCGGCCTCTACACCCTCCAATCAGCCATAAACCACAGTTGTTCGCCGAATGCCGTTGTCGAATTTCCGTACTCCAACAGCACTCTGGTAGTAAAAACCCTTCGACCCATCCAACCTGACGAGGAAATTTGCATTGGATACCTCGACGAATGCCAACTAGAACGCAGTAGAGTgacgagacagagaatgctcAGCTCGCTTTATTTGTTTAACTGTCATTGTGACAAGTGTCTGCAGCAGGCCGACAACGATGAAGTCTCATCTGATGAAGATGATGATGACATGTACACTTCATAG
- the LOC135168328 gene encoding poly(U)-binding-splicing factor half pint isoform X4, translated as MASQRNQVQRQQALALMCRVYVGSISFELKEDTIRQAFLPFGPIKSINMSWDPVTQKHKGFAFVEYEIPEAAQLALEQMNGVMIGGRNIKVAGRTHVTIPPTSRDPSLSPEVVGRPSNMPQAQSVIDEITEESKHYNRIYIASIHQDLTEEDIKSVFEAFGPITYCKLAQGSSPHRHKGYGFIEYETMQSALEAISSMNLFDLGGQYLRVGRAITPPNALMGPPTGSSMMPTAAAVAAAAATAKIQAMDAVASNAVALGLTKLGASASPILNTTLPGIVRPTVTSTTVMAPPTVATVAPIIPPPGIAIPQTLARPPAIIQPIPGQTVIIPPAAAVPPVVATPVVPVSTPPVTDINRRAQEQAAHQKQQEELQKKLLEETEPQTLQQQENMSIKGQSARHLVMQKLMRKVESRVVILRNMVAPEDVDESLQEEIQDECSKFGVVERVIIYNERQSEDDEDAEVIVKIFVEFSQMSEAERARDSLNGRYFGGRLVKGELYDQALFDHSDYSG; from the exons ATGGCTAGCCAGCGGAATCAGGTACAGAGGCAGCAGGCCCTCGCCCTCATGTGCAG GGTCTACGTGGGGAGCATAAGCTTCGAGCTGAAGGAAGATACAATTCGTCAGGCCTTTCTGCCCTTCGGACCCATCAAGTCCATCAATATGTCATGGGATCCAGTGACACAGAAGCACAAGGGTTTCGCGTTTGTTGAGTACGAGATACCAGAGGCTGCGCAGCTCGCTTTGGAGCAGATGAATGGAGTTATGATTGGTGGGAGAAATATCAAGGTAGCTGGACGCACTCATGTTACGATCCCTCCAACATCCCGAGATCCTTCCTTATCTCCCGAG GTTGTTGGGCGTCCATCCAATATGCCCCAAGCCCAATCAGTTATCGACGAAATAACCGAGGAGAGCAAGCACTACAATCGCATTTACATCGCTTCTATTCATCAAGACCTAACAGAGGAGGACATAAAATCAGTGTTCGAGGCATTTGGCCCAATTACCTATTGCAAATTGGCCCAGGGTAGTTCACCCCACAGACACAAGGGTTATGGTTTCATTGAGTATGAGACAATGCAATCAGCACTTGAGGCCATTTCCTCTATGAATCTCTTCGACCTTGGGGGACAGTATCTGCGAGTTGGACGGGCAATAACCCCGCCCAATGCACTGATGGGACCTCCCACTGGTAGTAGCATGATGCCAACagctgctgctgttgctgctgctgctgcgaCAGCTAAAATTCAGGCGATGGACGCGGTTGCCAGCAATGCAGTTGCCCTTGGGCTCACAAAACTTGGAGCTAGTGCATCTCCCATCTTGAATACGA ctctCCCAGGCATCGTTAGACCAACAGTGACTTCAACGACAGTAATGGCACCTCCAACAGTAGCAACAGTGGCTCCAATAATTCCTCCCCCTGGAATTGCAATTCCCCAGACACTTGCTCGTCCACCAGCGATCATTCAGCCTATTCCGGGGCAAACTGTCATCATTCCACCAGCTGCTGCCGTGCCTCCAGTTGTTGCTACACCCGTG gTTCCAGTCAGCACTCCACCAGTAACTGACATTAACAGACGAGCCCAGGAACAGGCAGCCCACCAGAAGCAACAGGAGGAGCTCCAGAAGAAGCTCCTGGAGGAGACAGAGCCCCAGACACTCCAACAACAGGAGAATATGTCGATAAAGGGGCAGAGTGCTCGTCACCTTGTGATGCAGAAGCTGATGAGAAAAGTTGAGTCTCGAGTGGTTATTCTCAGAAATATGGTTGCACCAGAAGATGTCGATGAGAGCCTCCAAGAGGAGATTCAAGACGAGTGCTCGAAATTCGGTGTCGTCGAGAgagttattatttataatgagagacagtcagaggaCGACGAAGATGCCGAGGTCATTGTGAAGattttcgttgaattttcacAAATGAGTG agGCAGAAAGAGCGAGGGATTCATTGAACGGTCGTTACTTCGGCGGTAGACTAGTGAAAGGAGAATTATACGACCAAGCCCTTTTCGACCATAGTGATTACTCAGGCTGA